One genomic segment of Caldimonas brevitalea includes these proteins:
- a CDS encoding MFS transporter, which produces MAWFPQDALNDGVRKREVFAWAMYDFANSGYTTVVLTAVFNAYFVSVVAGNAPWGTFAWTASLAASCAVVMLTMPTLGAYADLHAAKKRLLAVTTTGCVLSTLALGLVGRGDVGWAVVAVIVSNTCYAWGESLTASFLPELARADALGRVSGWGWSFGYFGGMLSLGLSLAYVLWAQARGQTATEFVPVTLVITAAVYGLASLVTFAWLRERALPQTLPPGSSGLAASLRRLAATWRHARDYRDFVWLLACTACYQAGIAVVIALAAVYAEQVLGFQQTDTMALVFLVNVASALGAFGFGYLQDRVGHKSALGWTLVGWLVMTALAVAATSAPVFWVAALIAGLCMGSSQSAGRALAGVFAPPRHLAEFYGLWTFAVRLAAIIGPVTYGVVSWLTAGNHRLAFLSTALFFGAGLALLRPVDVARGRAAAQGTALQR; this is translated from the coding sequence ATGGCCTGGTTCCCGCAGGATGCATTGAACGACGGCGTGCGCAAGCGCGAAGTGTTCGCCTGGGCGATGTACGACTTCGCCAACTCCGGCTACACGACGGTGGTGCTGACGGCGGTGTTCAACGCCTATTTCGTCAGCGTCGTGGCCGGCAATGCCCCGTGGGGCACCTTCGCGTGGACGGCGTCGCTGGCCGCGTCCTGCGCCGTCGTGATGCTGACCATGCCGACGCTCGGCGCCTATGCCGACCTGCACGCGGCCAAAAAGCGTTTGCTGGCCGTCACCACCACCGGCTGCGTGCTGTCGACGCTGGCGCTGGGGCTGGTCGGCCGGGGCGATGTGGGATGGGCGGTGGTCGCGGTGATCGTCTCCAACACCTGCTATGCCTGGGGCGAGTCGCTGACCGCGTCCTTTCTGCCCGAACTGGCGCGCGCCGACGCCCTCGGCCGGGTGTCGGGCTGGGGATGGAGCTTCGGCTACTTCGGCGGCATGCTGTCGCTCGGCCTGAGCCTCGCCTATGTGCTGTGGGCACAGGCGCGGGGTCAAACGGCCACCGAGTTCGTGCCGGTCACGCTGGTCATCACCGCCGCGGTCTACGGCCTGGCCTCGCTGGTTACGTTCGCCTGGCTGCGCGAGCGGGCGCTGCCGCAGACGCTGCCCCCGGGCAGTTCGGGCCTCGCGGCCTCGCTGCGCCGGCTGGCGGCCACCTGGCGCCACGCCCGCGATTACCGCGACTTCGTCTGGCTGCTCGCGTGCACCGCGTGCTACCAGGCCGGCATTGCGGTGGTCATTGCGCTGGCGGCCGTGTATGCCGAACAGGTGCTGGGGTTCCAGCAGACCGACACGATGGCGCTGGTGTTCCTGGTCAACGTCGCGTCGGCCCTGGGCGCCTTCGGTTTCGGCTACCTGCAGGACCGGGTCGGCCACAAGAGCGCCTTGGGGTGGACGCTGGTGGGCTGGCTGGTGATGACGGCGCTGGCGGTGGCCGCCACGTCGGCGCCGGTGTTCTGGGTCGCCGCGTTGATCGCGGGCTTGTGTATGGGGTCCAGCCAGTCGGCCGGCCGGGCGCTGGCCGGCGTGTTCGCACCGCCCCGGCACCTGGCCGAGTTCTACGGCCTGTGGACCTTCGCGGTTCGGCTGGCGGCCATCATCGGGCCGGTCACCTATGGCGTGGTGTCGTGGCTGACGGCCGGCAACCACCGCCTGGCGTTTCTCTCGACGGCGCTGTTTTTCGGCGCCGGGCTGGCGCTGCTGCGCCCGGTCGACGTGGCGCGGGGCCGCGCCGCGGCACAAGGCACCGCGCTGCAGCGCTGA
- the murI gene encoding glutamate racemase gives MLPTPGAAATPPIGVFDSGVGGLSVLRAVHRLLPGVPLHYVADSGYAPYGERGDDYVIARSRHLTEFFRSAGARVIVIACNTATAAASRDLRERYPDTAFVGVEPGLKPAVGLSHNGQVGVLATGGTLRSEKFRKLLASFEGQARFHLQPCPGLAHAIEQGDLASAALRDLVASHCQPLREAGVDTVVLGCTHYPFVAPLIQQALGPGVRLIDTAEPVARQTVTQFVKMHGALPERPVQPVRAYTSGEVAVLQRIAAQWLDFDVAVQALP, from the coding sequence ATGCTGCCTACCCCAGGTGCTGCTGCCACACCGCCGATCGGCGTGTTCGACTCCGGCGTCGGCGGGCTGTCGGTGCTGCGCGCCGTGCACCGTTTGCTGCCCGGCGTGCCGCTGCACTATGTGGCCGACTCCGGCTACGCGCCCTACGGCGAGCGCGGCGACGACTATGTGATCGCCCGCTCGCGCCACCTCACCGAGTTCTTCCGTTCTGCAGGCGCACGCGTCATCGTGATCGCCTGCAACACCGCCACCGCCGCCGCCAGCCGCGACCTGCGCGAGCGCTACCCCGACACCGCCTTCGTCGGTGTCGAGCCGGGCCTGAAACCCGCGGTGGGCCTGAGCCACAACGGCCAGGTCGGCGTGCTGGCGACCGGCGGGACACTGCGCAGCGAGAAGTTCCGCAAGCTGCTTGCGAGTTTCGAAGGCCAGGCGCGCTTCCACCTGCAGCCCTGCCCGGGGCTGGCCCATGCGATCGAACAAGGCGACCTGGCGTCTGCAGCGCTGCGCGACCTGGTGGCGAGCCATTGCCAGCCGCTGCGCGAGGCCGGGGTGGACACCGTGGTGCTCGGCTGCACCCACTACCCCTTCGTGGCACCGCTGATCCAGCAGGCCCTCGGCCCCGGGGTGCGGCTGATCGACACCGCCGAGCCGGTCGCGCGGCAGACCGTGACGCAGTTCGTCAAGATGCACGGGGCGCTGCCCGAGAGGCCGGTGCAGCCGGTGCGCGCCTACACGAGCGGCGAGGTCGCGGTGCTGCAGCGCATCGCCGCACAGTGGCTCGACTTCGACGTGGCGGTGCAGGCCCTGCCCTGA
- a CDS encoding electron transfer flavoprotein subunit beta/FixA family protein, which yields MKALVPVKRVVDYNVKVRVKSDGTGVDIANVKMSMNPFDEIAVEEATRLKEKGALTEVVAVSCGVTQAQETLRTAMAIGADRGILVESTEELQPLAVAKLLKALVEKEKPDLIILGKQAIDDDCNQTGQMLAALLDLPQATFASKVEVADGYATVTREVDGGLETIKLKLPAVITTDLRLNEPRYVTLPNIMKAKKKPLETVKPADLGVDVAPRIKTLKVSEPPKRGAGVKVPDVATLVQKLKNEAKVI from the coding sequence ATGAAGGCACTGGTACCGGTCAAGCGCGTCGTCGACTACAACGTGAAAGTTCGCGTGAAGTCTGACGGCACGGGGGTGGACATCGCCAACGTGAAAATGAGCATGAACCCCTTCGACGAAATCGCCGTCGAAGAGGCCACCCGCCTGAAGGAGAAGGGCGCGCTGACCGAAGTCGTGGCCGTGTCCTGCGGCGTCACGCAAGCGCAGGAAACGCTGCGCACCGCGATGGCCATCGGTGCCGACCGCGGCATCCTGGTCGAAAGCACCGAAGAACTGCAGCCGCTGGCCGTGGCCAAGCTGCTGAAGGCGCTGGTCGAGAAGGAAAAGCCCGACCTGATCATCCTCGGCAAGCAAGCGATCGACGACGATTGCAACCAGACCGGCCAGATGCTGGCTGCGCTGCTCGACCTGCCCCAGGCCACCTTCGCCTCCAAGGTCGAAGTGGCCGACGGCTACGCCACCGTCACGCGTGAAGTCGACGGCGGCCTGGAAACCATCAAGCTGAAGCTGCCCGCGGTCATCACGACCGATCTGCGCCTGAACGAGCCGCGTTACGTGACGCTGCCCAACATCATGAAGGCCAAGAAGAAGCCGCTCGAGACCGTCAAGCCCGCCGACCTGGGTGTGGACGTGGCGCCGCGCATCAAGACGTTGAAGGTCAGCGAGCCGCCCAAGCGCGGCGCCGGCGTGAAGGTGCCCGACGTGGCCACGCTGGTCCAGAAGCTGAAGAACGAAGCCAAGGTGATCTAA
- a CDS encoding electron transfer flavoprotein subunit alpha/FixB family protein produces MTALVIAEHDNNSIKGATLNTVTAAAQCGGDVHVLVAGANAAGAAQAAAQIAGVTKVLHADGASLAEGLAENVAAQVLAIAGNYSHILFPSTAAGKNVAPRVAAKLDVAQLSDVTKVVSADTFERPIYAGNAIATVQSADKVKVITVRTTGFDAAAATGGSAAVESVAAAADAGTSSFVGREVTKSDRPELTAAKIIVSGGRALGSSEKFTELLTPLADKLGAALGASRAAVDAGYAPNDWQVGQTGKIVAPQLYVACGISGAIQHLAGMKDSKVIVAINKDPEAPIFSVADYSLEADIFTAVPELVKAL; encoded by the coding sequence ATGACTGCACTGGTTATTGCCGAACACGACAACAACTCCATCAAGGGCGCGACCCTCAACACCGTGACGGCCGCGGCCCAATGCGGCGGCGACGTGCACGTGCTGGTCGCCGGCGCCAATGCCGCCGGCGCCGCCCAGGCCGCCGCGCAGATCGCCGGCGTCACCAAGGTGCTGCATGCCGACGGCGCCTCGCTGGCCGAAGGCCTGGCCGAGAACGTCGCGGCCCAGGTGCTGGCGATCGCCGGCAACTACAGCCACATCCTGTTCCCGTCCACCGCTGCCGGCAAGAACGTCGCGCCGCGCGTGGCCGCCAAGCTGGACGTGGCGCAGCTGTCCGACGTCACCAAGGTGGTGAGCGCCGACACCTTCGAGCGCCCCATCTACGCCGGCAACGCGATCGCCACGGTGCAAAGCGCCGACAAGGTCAAGGTGATCACGGTCCGCACCACCGGCTTCGACGCCGCTGCCGCCACCGGTGGCTCGGCTGCCGTCGAGAGCGTGGCCGCTGCCGCTGATGCCGGCACCTCCAGCTTCGTCGGTCGTGAAGTCACCAAGAGCGATCGCCCCGAGCTGACCGCCGCCAAGATCATCGTCTCCGGTGGCCGCGCGCTGGGTTCCAGCGAGAAGTTCACCGAGCTGCTGACCCCGCTGGCCGACAAGCTCGGCGCCGCGCTGGGTGCCAGCCGTGCCGCCGTCGACGCGGGCTACGCGCCCAACGACTGGCAGGTGGGCCAGACCGGCAAGATCGTCGCACCGCAACTGTATGTGGCCTGCGGCATCTCCGGCGCCATCCAGCACCTGGCCGGCATGAAGGACTCCAAGGTGATCGTCGCGATCAACAAGGACCCCGAAGCGCCGATCTTCAGCGTTGCCGACTACAGCCTGGAAGCCGACATCTTCACGGCCGTGCCGGAGCTCGTCAAAGCGCTGTAA
- a CDS encoding acyl-CoA dehydrogenase translates to MSYQAPVKDMLFCMQELAGLEDVAKMPGFEDAGLETAQAVLEECARFNEGVIAPLNFEGDKNPGGWNQGKVSTAPGFKEAFKQYGDGGWQGLQHPSEFGGQGLPKTIGAACIEINNSANLSFALCPLLTDGAIEALLTAGTPEQQKLYLPKMISGEWTGTMNLTEPQAGSDLALVRSKAVPQGDGSFRISGQKIFITYGEHDMADNIVHLVLARTPTAPEGVKGISLFIVPKFLVGADGSLGKRNDVYCASIEHKLGIKASPTAVLVYGDDKGDVGPGAIGYLVGEENRGLEYMFIMMNAARFAVGVQGIAVAERAYQKAVEYARDRVQSRPVDGSQPGSAAIIHHPDVKRMLMTMRAYTEGCRAMAITAAAAYDASHHHPDPEVRKQNQAFYEFMVPLVKGYSTEMSLEVTSLGVQVHGGMGFIEETGAAQYYRDAKILTIYEGTTAIQANDLVGRKTARDGGQTAKAVARQIEATEAELARRDSVAARATLQRLKAAREAFLQVVEFVAGNVKARPNAVFAGSVPYLMLAGNVVAGWQLARALLVAEDRVKAGEQVDFMQAKIATARFYAEHLLAKAPGLRDSIVDGGDSVTALAADAF, encoded by the coding sequence ATGAGTTACCAAGCCCCCGTGAAGGACATGCTGTTTTGCATGCAGGAACTCGCCGGCCTGGAAGACGTCGCCAAGATGCCCGGTTTCGAGGACGCCGGGCTCGAGACCGCCCAGGCGGTGCTCGAGGAATGCGCCCGTTTCAACGAAGGCGTGATCGCACCGCTGAACTTCGAGGGTGACAAGAACCCCGGCGGCTGGAACCAGGGCAAGGTGAGCACCGCGCCCGGCTTCAAGGAAGCCTTCAAACAGTACGGCGACGGCGGCTGGCAGGGCCTGCAGCACCCGAGCGAGTTCGGCGGCCAGGGCCTGCCCAAGACCATCGGCGCCGCCTGCATCGAGATCAACAACAGTGCCAACCTGAGCTTTGCGCTGTGCCCGCTGCTGACCGACGGTGCCATCGAAGCGCTGCTGACCGCCGGCACGCCCGAGCAGCAGAAGCTCTATCTCCCGAAGATGATCTCGGGCGAGTGGACCGGCACGATGAACCTGACCGAGCCGCAGGCCGGTTCGGACCTGGCGCTGGTGCGTTCCAAGGCCGTGCCGCAAGGCGACGGCAGCTTCCGCATCAGCGGCCAGAAGATCTTCATCACCTACGGCGAGCACGACATGGCGGACAACATCGTCCACCTGGTGCTGGCCCGCACGCCGACCGCGCCCGAGGGCGTGAAGGGCATTTCGCTGTTCATCGTGCCCAAGTTCCTGGTCGGCGCCGACGGCTCGCTGGGCAAGCGCAACGACGTCTATTGCGCGTCGATCGAACACAAGCTGGGCATCAAGGCCAGCCCGACCGCGGTGCTGGTCTATGGCGACGACAAGGGTGACGTGGGCCCGGGCGCCATCGGCTACCTGGTCGGCGAAGAGAATCGCGGCCTCGAGTACATGTTCATCATGATGAACGCCGCGCGCTTCGCGGTGGGCGTGCAGGGCATCGCGGTGGCCGAGCGGGCCTACCAGAAGGCAGTGGAATACGCACGCGACCGCGTCCAGTCGCGGCCGGTGGACGGCTCGCAGCCGGGCTCGGCCGCGATCATCCACCACCCCGACGTCAAGCGCATGCTGATGACGATGCGGGCCTACACCGAAGGCTGCCGTGCGATGGCGATCACGGCCGCGGCGGCCTACGACGCGTCGCACCACCATCCGGACCCGGAAGTGCGCAAGCAGAACCAGGCCTTCTACGAGTTCATGGTGCCGCTGGTGAAGGGCTACAGCACCGAGATGAGCCTGGAGGTCACCAGCCTGGGCGTGCAGGTGCATGGCGGCATGGGCTTCATCGAGGAGACCGGTGCGGCGCAGTACTACCGCGACGCCAAGATCCTGACCATCTATGAAGGCACCACCGCGATCCAGGCCAACGACCTGGTCGGCCGCAAGACCGCGCGCGACGGCGGCCAGACGGCCAAGGCCGTCGCACGCCAGATCGAGGCCACCGAGGCTGAACTGGCGCGTCGCGACAGCGTGGCCGCTCGCGCGACCTTGCAGCGGCTGAAGGCCGCCCGCGAGGCCTTCCTGCAGGTGGTCGAGTTCGTCGCGGGCAACGTCAAGGCGCGTCCGAACGCCGTCTTCGCCGGCAGCGTGCCCTACCTGATGCTGGCCGGCAACGTCGTGGCCGGCTGGCAGCTGGCGCGTGCGCTGCTGGTGGCCGAAGACCGCGTGAAGGCGGGCGAGCAGGTCGACTTCATGCAGGCCAAGATCGCGACCGCGCGCTTCTATGCCGAGCACCTGCTCGCCAAGGCGCCCGGTCTGCGCGACAGCATCGTCGACGGTGGCGACAGCGTCACCGCCCTCGCCGCCGACGCGTTCTGA
- a CDS encoding NAD(P)H-dependent flavin oxidoreductase: MPLPPVLQNLSLPVIGSPLFIISNPKLVIEQCKAGVIGSMPALNARPASLLDEWLAEITEALAAHNRAHPDRPAAPFAINQIVHKSNDRLEHDLELCVKYKVPVIITSLGARPEVNQAVHSYGGVVLHDIINNAFARKAIEKGADGLVAVAAGAGGHAGTTSPFALVQEIREWFDGPLALSGAIANGRSVLAAQAMGADFAYIGSAFIATEEARATDAYKQMITESTSQDIVYSNLFTGVHGNYLRGSIVNAGLDPEHLPESDPSKMDFGGEGAKKAWKDIWGCGQGIGAVKAVVPARVLIERLRSEYQAAKQRLCAA, encoded by the coding sequence GTGCCTTTGCCTCCCGTGCTCCAGAACCTGTCACTGCCGGTGATCGGCTCGCCGCTGTTCATCATCAGCAACCCCAAGCTCGTGATCGAGCAGTGCAAGGCCGGGGTGATCGGCTCGATGCCCGCGCTGAACGCCCGCCCCGCATCGCTGTTGGACGAGTGGCTGGCCGAGATCACCGAGGCCTTGGCGGCACACAACCGCGCCCACCCGGACCGCCCGGCGGCGCCGTTCGCGATCAACCAGATCGTCCACAAGTCGAACGACCGGCTCGAGCACGACCTCGAACTCTGCGTGAAGTACAAGGTGCCCGTCATCATCACGTCGCTCGGCGCACGCCCCGAGGTGAACCAGGCGGTGCACAGCTACGGCGGTGTGGTGCTGCATGACATCATCAACAACGCCTTCGCCCGCAAGGCGATCGAGAAGGGCGCCGACGGCCTGGTCGCCGTGGCAGCGGGTGCCGGCGGGCATGCCGGCACGACGAGCCCCTTCGCGTTGGTGCAGGAGATCCGCGAGTGGTTCGACGGCCCGCTGGCCTTGTCGGGCGCGATCGCCAACGGCCGCTCAGTGCTGGCGGCGCAGGCGATGGGCGCGGACTTCGCCTACATCGGCTCGGCCTTCATCGCCACCGAAGAGGCCCGCGCGACCGACGCGTACAAGCAGATGATCACCGAGAGCACCAGCCAGGACATCGTCTACTCCAACCTGTTCACCGGCGTGCACGGCAACTACCTGCGCGGCTCCATCGTCAATGCCGGGCTCGACCCCGAACATCTGCCGGAAAGCGACCCGAGCAAGATGGACTTCGGCGGCGAAGGCGCCAAAAAAGCCTGGAAGGACATCTGGGGCTGCGGCCAGGGCATCGGTGCCGTCAAGGCCGTCGTGCCGGCCCGCGTGCTGATCGAGCGCCTGCGCAGCGAATATCAGGCGGCCAAACAGCGCTTGTGCGCGGCTTGA
- a CDS encoding Crp/Fnr family transcriptional regulator, whose protein sequence is MSVPQLPFDAALSQNQLLAVLPREAWERLRPHLEVVELGLGQVLYEPGRTMSHVYFPHTAIVSLLYVLEDGACAEIAVVGYEGLVGVALFMGGDSTPSRAVVQSAGQAVRLPARVLREEFDAAGAVMHLLLRYTQALITQMAQTAVCNRHHTLEQQLCRWLLLSLDRLHGNELVMTQELIANMLGVRREGVTQAAGRLQHAGLIRYSRGHITVLDRAGLEAQVCECYGVVKQECDRLLPPRIAS, encoded by the coding sequence ATGTCTGTCCCCCAACTGCCATTCGACGCCGCTCTCAGTCAGAACCAACTGCTCGCGGTGTTGCCCCGCGAGGCGTGGGAGCGCCTGAGACCCCATCTGGAGGTGGTCGAACTCGGCTTGGGTCAAGTGCTCTATGAGCCCGGCAGGACGATGTCGCATGTCTACTTCCCCCACACCGCCATCGTCTCCTTGCTCTACGTGCTCGAAGACGGCGCGTGTGCGGAAATCGCGGTGGTGGGGTACGAGGGGCTGGTGGGCGTCGCCTTGTTCATGGGCGGCGACAGCACGCCGAGTCGCGCTGTCGTCCAGAGTGCCGGCCAGGCGGTGCGCTTGCCCGCCAGGGTGCTGCGCGAGGAGTTCGACGCGGCGGGTGCCGTGATGCACTTGCTGCTGCGCTACACCCAGGCCTTGATCACGCAAATGGCACAGACCGCGGTCTGCAACCGCCATCACACGCTGGAGCAGCAGTTGTGCCGCTGGCTGCTGTTGAGCCTCGACCGGCTGCATGGCAACGAGCTGGTGATGACGCAGGAGCTGATCGCCAACATGCTGGGCGTTCGGCGCGAAGGGGTGACCCAAGCCGCCGGGCGTTTGCAGCACGCGGGGTTGATCCGCTACAGCCGCGGCCACATCACGGTGCTCGACCGTGCCGGCCTGGAGGCTCAGGTGTGCGAATGCTATGGCGTCGTGAAGCAGGAGTGCGACCGGCTGCTGCCGCCCCGTATTGCGAGTTGA
- a CDS encoding YdeI/OmpD-associated family protein, with product MSSPPSRLKRALHPMPGFVKQALEQRGLMKAYEERPPYQRNDYIGWITRAKTDATQLKRLEQMLDELADGNRYMKMLWRRR from the coding sequence ATGAGTTCACCGCCCTCGCGGCTGAAACGTGCGCTGCACCCGATGCCCGGGTTTGTGAAGCAGGCACTGGAGCAACGAGGCCTGATGAAGGCCTACGAAGAACGCCCGCCCTACCAGCGCAACGATTACATCGGCTGGATCACACGGGCCAAGACCGACGCCACGCAGTTGAAGCGACTCGAGCAGATGCTCGACGAGCTGGCCGACGGCAACCGCTACATGAAGATGTTGTGGCGACGGCGATGA
- a CDS encoding PA0069 family radical SAM protein, with product MVSDRPPPAALKGRGTPVRIAHRFEKAERDGFDDGWGTLDQLADLAPLPPATSVIEERVKSVLTANDSPDIPFELSINPYRGCEHGCIYCYARPTHSYLNLSPGLDFETKIVAKVNVAERLEAELARPSYRPSPINIGSATDGYQPVERKLRLTRSVLEVLTRCAHPFTIISKSSGVERDLDLIVPAAHAGRAWVSISVTSLDAQLMRILEPRAAAPARRLQTVKVLSSAGVPVGVNIAPIIPFVNEPEIERLVEAAAEAGAGSIHYTVLRLPWEVNPLFQQWLAQHFPDRAERVMARVRDLHGGQDYKADFKARMKGSGLWAGLIAQRIDKAVQRCGLTRHVKALDVSAFRPPQRGGQGSLF from the coding sequence ATGGTGTCCGACCGACCTCCGCCCGCCGCCCTCAAGGGCAGAGGCACGCCTGTTCGGATCGCGCACCGCTTCGAGAAGGCCGAGCGCGATGGTTTCGACGATGGTTGGGGCACGCTCGATCAACTCGCCGATCTCGCGCCGCTGCCGCCCGCCACCTCAGTGATCGAAGAGCGGGTCAAGTCGGTGCTCACCGCGAATGACTCGCCCGACATCCCTTTCGAGCTGTCGATCAATCCCTACCGGGGCTGCGAGCATGGCTGCATCTATTGCTATGCGCGGCCCACGCACAGCTACCTGAATCTCTCGCCAGGGCTCGACTTCGAAACCAAGATCGTCGCGAAGGTCAACGTGGCCGAGCGCCTCGAAGCAGAGCTGGCACGGCCCAGCTACCGGCCGTCACCGATCAACATCGGCTCGGCCACCGATGGCTACCAGCCGGTGGAGCGCAAGCTGCGCCTGACACGCAGCGTGCTCGAGGTGCTGACGCGCTGCGCCCACCCCTTCACGATCATTTCCAAATCCTCGGGTGTCGAGCGCGACCTCGACCTCATCGTGCCCGCAGCCCACGCCGGGCGGGCGTGGGTGTCGATCAGCGTGACCAGCCTGGACGCGCAGCTGATGCGCATCCTCGAACCGCGTGCTGCGGCACCGGCCAGAAGGCTGCAGACGGTCAAGGTGTTGTCGAGCGCGGGCGTTCCGGTCGGCGTCAACATCGCGCCCATCATTCCCTTCGTCAACGAACCCGAGATCGAACGCCTCGTGGAGGCTGCCGCCGAGGCGGGTGCGGGGTCGATCCACTACACCGTGCTGCGGCTGCCCTGGGAGGTCAATCCGCTGTTCCAGCAGTGGCTGGCGCAGCACTTCCCGGACCGTGCCGAGCGGGTGATGGCGCGTGTGCGCGACCTGCACGGCGGCCAGGACTACAAGGCCGATTTCAAGGCCCGCATGAAAGGCTCGGGCTTGTGGGCCGGCTTGATTGCGCAACGTATCGACAAGGCGGTACAGCGCTGTGGCCTGACGCGCCACGTCAAGGCGCTGGATGTGTCGGCGTTTCGGCCGCCGCAGCGGGGCGGGCAGGGCAGCCTGTTCTGA
- a CDS encoding MAPEG family protein, translating to MKLTVTLATAVVCVLFYLVLSLRVVSARRASRFAVTGPVSDVLTMRIRTHANFAEYVPLALLMLGLLELAGAAHTALVVLGALLVAARLLHAYGLPRPAPNPWRFLGTVGTFGVLLAESVLALQLLLA from the coding sequence GTGAAATTGACCGTGACCTTGGCGACGGCTGTCGTCTGTGTGCTGTTTTATCTGGTGCTGTCGCTGCGAGTGGTGTCCGCACGCCGGGCCTCCCGCTTTGCGGTCACGGGGCCCGTGAGCGACGTGCTGACCATGCGCATCCGCACCCACGCCAACTTCGCCGAGTACGTGCCGCTCGCCTTGTTGATGCTGGGCTTGCTCGAACTGGCCGGTGCCGCGCACACCGCCCTGGTGGTGCTGGGAGCACTGCTGGTGGCGGCTCGACTGCTGCACGCGTACGGCCTGCCGCGTCCGGCGCCCAATCCATGGCGTTTTCTCGGCACGGTCGGGACCTTCGGTGTCCTGCTGGCCGAAAGCGTGCTGGCGCTGCAATTGCTGCTGGCGTGA
- the dnaJ gene encoding molecular chaperone DnaJ — protein sequence MAKRDYYEVLGVAKNASEDDIKKAYRKLAMKYHPDRNQGEKAKEAEEKFKEAKEAYEMLSDAKKRAAYDQYGHAGVDPNMGAGGFRGGPEGFGGFAEAFGDIFGDIFGGQGGGAGGRRGAGGAQVYRGSDLSYAMEITLEEAANGKEAQIRIPSWEECETCHGSGAKPGTSAKTCPTCAGSGTVHLRQGFFSIQQTCPHCHGSGKIIPDPCVTCSGQGKLKKTKTLEVKIPAGIDEGMRIRSAGNGEPGTNGGPPGDLYIEIRLKKHDIFERDGDDLHCTVPIGMVTAALGGSIEVPTLGGAAEIDLPEGTQHGKTFRLRGKGIKGVRSAYPGDLYCHMAVETPVKLTEHQRKLLKELDESFKKGGDRHSPNAKSWTDRVKDLFK from the coding sequence ATGGCAAAGCGTGACTACTACGAAGTCCTGGGCGTGGCGAAGAACGCCTCCGAGGACGACATCAAGAAGGCCTACCGCAAGCTGGCGATGAAGTACCACCCTGACCGCAATCAGGGTGAGAAAGCCAAGGAGGCGGAGGAGAAGTTCAAGGAAGCCAAAGAGGCTTACGAGATGCTCTCCGACGCGAAGAAGCGCGCGGCATATGACCAGTACGGTCACGCCGGGGTCGACCCCAACATGGGGGCCGGCGGCTTCCGCGGCGGCCCGGAAGGCTTCGGCGGTTTCGCCGAGGCGTTCGGCGACATCTTCGGCGACATCTTCGGTGGCCAGGGTGGTGGTGCTGGCGGTCGGCGCGGCGCTGGCGGGGCCCAGGTGTACCGTGGCAGCGACCTGTCGTACGCGATGGAGATCACGCTCGAGGAGGCGGCCAACGGCAAGGAAGCGCAGATCCGCATCCCCAGTTGGGAAGAATGCGAGACCTGCCACGGCAGCGGTGCCAAGCCCGGCACCAGCGCCAAGACCTGCCCGACCTGCGCCGGCTCCGGCACCGTCCACCTGCGCCAGGGCTTTTTCAGCATCCAGCAGACCTGCCCGCACTGCCACGGCAGCGGCAAGATCATTCCCGACCCCTGCGTCACCTGCAGCGGCCAGGGCAAGCTGAAGAAGACCAAGACGCTGGAGGTGAAGATCCCCGCCGGCATCGACGAGGGCATGCGCATCCGCTCGGCCGGCAACGGCGAGCCGGGCACCAACGGCGGCCCCCCGGGCGACCTCTACATCGAGATCCGCCTGAAGAAGCACGACATCTTCGAGCGCGACGGCGACGACCTGCACTGCACGGTGCCGATCGGCATGGTGACCGCAGCGCTGGGCGGCAGCATCGAGGTGCCGACGCTGGGCGGAGCGGCCGAGATCGACCTGCCCGAGGGCACCCAGCACGGCAAGACCTTCCGGCTGCGCGGCAAGGGCATCAAGGGTGTGCGTTCAGCCTACCCCGGCGACCTGTACTGCCACATGGCGGTCGAGACGCCGGTGAAGCTGACCGAACACCAGCGCAAGCTGTTGAAGGAACTGGACGAGTCCTTCAAGAAGGGCGGCGACCGCCACTCGCCCAATGCGAAGAGCTGGACTGATCGGGTCAAGGACTTGTTCAAGTAA